In the genome of Candidatus Hydrogenedentota bacterium, the window AATTTTCCCGGAGCCATGTCCCGGGTTCGATGCTCCAGATGTCGCCAAGTTGGGCGAGATCTTCCGCGGCCAGACAACCAACGACCACCATGTCGGGTTTCAGCCGGGGTATAACCCATTCCGCGATGCCCGCGTAGTCGCGGGGACCGGCGCCGGGCTTGCCAAGGTTCAGCACTTCGACGTCGAAACCCTGCTCGCGCAAACGGGATTCAACCCGCTTGCACCACGCGTCTTCGATATTGACCCCCCAGCCGTAGGTAAACGAATCGCCGATGACCACAATGCGCCGCCGGCTTTTCTTGTCCAGGGCAATGTCCCGATCCCGGAATCCCAGGGAATTGATTCGATCCGTGCAAACGTAGTCGTGCATCTCGTAACGGACTTCCGTGCCGGGAACAAAATAAATCCCCGTTGGCCCCGGCCAAACCCGTTCGGGAAGCAACCATCCGGCAACGGCATCCAGTATCACCAACATTTTGGCCGCAGCATAAATCGCCATGATCGCCAGCAACAAATTGACAATCATGCGAAGGATACGTTTCATGGCATTGTTTTCCTGCCCGGGCGCACCCCAATTCAGACATTGGAAAAAGCGGCCCAACGGGACGCCGACAGCAGCGCGCTTGCGTTTCAACAAATGTCATTTTATGCGTATAGTGTTGGCTTTCGCAACGCGTGTTTTTTTGCCGGGTTCGGCGCGAAAATGGTATACTCCCCTATCACCTGCATGACATGGAAGGGATGTGTATATTTTTATGCGTGATGCGATCCTGCAGCAATTGGTGGACTTGTCGCGTTATCTGGGCGATCCGGACCGGGGGTATGCAATCCTCGGCGAGGGCAATACCTCAGCGCGGATTGACGAGGATACGTTTTATGTAAAAGCGTCGGGATCCGTCTTGGGCAACATTGACGGCGGCGGATTCGTGGCCGTATCGCGCGCGAAAGTACTCGCGCTGCTGGACGACCCCGGCGCGGACGACGCGGCGGTGTCGCGTGTGCTGACGGAGGCCCGCGTGGATCCCGGCGAAACGCGGCGACCATCGGTCGAAACGCTGTTTCACGCATTGCTGTTGCGTTATCCGGAGATAAAATTCGTCGGTCACACCCACCCGATCCACACGAACATGCTGTTGTGTTCAAAAAAGGCCGAGGAGGCCTCGACGGGCCGCATTTGCCCGGATCATGTCGTGGTGATGGCCGCAAAATCGGTGTTTGTTCCCTATGTGGACCCCG includes:
- a CDS encoding class II aldolase/adducin family protein, which codes for MRDAILQQLVDLSRYLGDPDRGYAILGEGNTSARIDEDTFYVKASGSVLGNIDGGGFVAVSRAKVLALLDDPGADDAAVSRVLTEARVDPGETRRPSVETLFHALLLRYPEIKFVGHTHPIHTNMLLCSKKAEEASTGRICPDHVVVMAAKSVFVPYVDPGLVLAREIRARVEAFIETEGTLPRAIMMQGHGFIAVGDSPRTVMNITDMAEKAARIIVGTYSLGGPVFMSEKDIARIYTRPDEKYREKRLASEG